From Etheostoma cragini isolate CJK2018 chromosome 10, CSU_Ecrag_1.0, whole genome shotgun sequence, the proteins below share one genomic window:
- the slc9a6a gene encoding sodium/hydrogen exchanger 6a: MVFKVSANSAWRVTRTLWLLMLVSLSVSICVCRASSIQEEDSAMENIVTEKKVEESHRQDSADLLIFIMLLTLTILTIWLFKHRRFRFLHETGLAMIYGVLVGVVLRYGIHVPRDISNTTMSCHVNARPATLLVNISGKFYEYTLKREIGANKVNDVQDNEMLRKVTFDPEVFFNILLPPIIFHAGYSLKRRHFFRNMGSILAYAFLGTVVSCFVIGLLMYGCVLLMKQVGQMGGDFFFTDCLFFGAILSATDPVTVLAIFNELQVDVDLYALLFGESVLNDAVAVILSSSIVAYQPQGDNSHTFEVMALLKSFGMFLGVFSGSFALGVATGVVTALVTKFTKLRDFPLLETALFFLMSWSTFLLAEACGFTGVVAVLFCGITQAHYTFNNLSPDSQDRTKQLFELLNFLAENFIFSYMGLALFTFQDHVFNPMFIVGAFVAVFLGRAANIYPLSLLLNLGRRNKIRSNFQHMMMFAGLRGAMTFALSIRDTATYARQMMFTTTLLVVFFTVWICGGGTTQMLSCQHIRVGVDSDQDNPMSITEGPERRSTKQESAWLFRIWYNFDHNYLKPILTHSGPPLTATLPPCCGPLARFLTSAQAYENECQLKDDDSDLILTDGDINLTYGDITVSTDASGSHTSSGPAFAGAATSDDLDRELTYGDHELVMRGTRLVLPMDDSEPPFTDPHHRLRM; this comes from the exons ATGGTGTTTAAAGTGTCTGCCAACAGTGCCTGGAGGGTTACGAGGACGCTGTGGCTGCTTATGCTAGTGAGTCTGTCTGTGAGCATATGTGTTTGCCGAGCATCTTCAATTCAGGAGGAGGACAGTGCCATGGAGAACATCGTTACAGAGAAAAAGGTTGAGGAGAGCCACAGGCAAGACAGCGCGGACCTGCTCATCTTTATAATGCTCCTCACCCTCACCATCCTAACCATCTGGCTGTTCAAACACCGGCGGTTTAGGTTTCTGCACGAAACGGGACTGGCGATGATTTATG gtgtaCTTGTTGGCGTGGTCTTGCGCTATGGCATCCATGTTCCTCGGGACATTAGCAACACCACAATGAGCTGCCACGTCAATGCCAGGCCCGCCACTCTGCTGGTGAACATCAGTGGGAAATTCTACGAGTACACTCTGAAAAGAGAGATCGGTGCAAACAAAGTGAACGACGTGCAAGATAATGAGATGTTGCGAAAG gtgacctttgaccctgaaGTGTTCTTCAATATTCTCCTTCCACCTATCATCTTCCATGCTGGCTACAGCTTGAAAAGG agACACTTTTTCCGTAACATGGGATCCATCCTGGCTTATGCCTTCCTGGGGAcagttgtttcctgttttgttattGG GTTGCTGATGTACGGCTGTGTATTGCTAATGAAGCAGGTGGGACAGATGGGTGGGGACTTCTTCTTCACTGATTGTCTGTTCTTTGGAGCCATTCTCTCTGCCACAGATCCTG TGACGGTCTTGGCCATCTTCAACGAGCTGCAGGTAGACGTTGATCTCTACGCTTTGCTGTTTGGAGAGAGTGTGCTCAACGATGCGGTGGCTGTGATTCTGTCCTC GTCTATAGTAGCATACCAGCCACAGGGGGACAACAGTCACACCTTCGAGGTCATGGCGTTGCTGAAGTCTTTTGGGATGTTCCTTGGAGTTTTCAGCGGTTCATTTGCTCTGGGCGTGGCCACCGGGGTCGTCACTGCTCTC GTGACCAAGTTCACTAAACTGAGGGATTTCCCACTGCTGGAGACAGCTCTGTTCTTTCTAATGTCATGGAGCACATTCCTGCTGGCTGAGGCCTGTGGCttcacag GTGTGGTGGCGGTACTTTTCTGTGGAATCACTCAGGCCCACTACACCTTCAACAACCTGTCTCCTGATTCCCAGGACAGGACTAAACAG CTGTTTGAGCTGCTAAATTTCCTGGCAGAGAACTTTATTTTCTCCTACATGGGTCTGGCCCTGTTCACCTTCCAGGACCATGTCTTTAATCCCATGTTCATCGTTGGAGCTTTT GTGGCAGTTTTCCTGGGAAGAGCCGCGAACATCTACCCTCTCTCATTACTTCTTAATCTGGGACGACGCAACAAGATCAGATCCAATTTCCAGCACATGATGATGTTTGCGG GACTGCGAGGCGCAATGACCTTCGCCCTGTCCATCAGGGACACGGCAACATACGCCCGTCAGATGATGTTTACCACCACTTTACTTGTTGTCTTCTTTACTGTTTGGATTTGTGGAGGTGGCACCACCCAGATGCTGTCCTGCCAGCATATACG agTGGGAGTGGATTCTGATCAAGATAACCCT ATGAGTATTACTGAAGGCCCTGAGAGAAGAAGCACCAAACAAGAAAGTGCCTGGCTGTTCAGAATTTGGTACAACTTTGACCACAA CTACCTGAAGCCCATCCTGACTCACAGCGGCCCCCCTCTCACAGCCACGCTGCCTCCCTGCTGTGGCCCCCTCGCTCGCTTCCTCACCAGCGCTCAAGCCTACGAG AATGAGTGCCAGCTGAAGGATGACGACTCTGACCTCATCCTGACAGACGGTGACATCAACCTGACCTACGGCGACATCACAGTCAGTACAGATGCCTCAGGTTCCCACACGAGCAGCGGCCCAGCCTTTGCTGGCGCTGCCACCTCTGATGACTTGGACAGAGAGTTAACGTACGGAGATCACGAGCTGGTGATGAGGGGCACACGCCTGGTGCTGCCCATGGACGACTCTGAGCCGCCCTTTACGGACCCCCACCACCGCTTGCGGATGTGA
- the taf7 gene encoding transcription initiation factor TFIID subunit 7 produces MTSKLKVGKVGSKNKEDAPYELESQFILRLPSEYASTVRRIAQSGSMNMKDRLTIELHPDGRHGIVRVDRVPLACKLVDLPCMIESLKTVDKKTFYKTADVCQMLVCTLDGDLYPPLEEPTGTDPKSKKKDKDKDKKFVWNHGITCPLKNTRKRRFRKTAKKKYIESPDVEKEVKRLLSTDADAVSVRWEIIAEDESKEADQHSSLANLDSSPGTSGHKMGHGSSAQRDELREIFNDISSSSEDEEDEGDRHEDEDLNIMDTEDDLVRQLQEKLNESDSAQHESDRNSQIVMEYQVQINGVKAKLQETRARKKQQEELIKKVENQALKNRFQALLDEIIQQEEREMEQLASLEEQLDSLIEK; encoded by the exons ATGACATCTAAACTGAAAG TTGGGAAGGTCGGCTCAAAGAATAAGGAGGATGCTCCTTATGAATTGGAGAGCCAGTTTATCCTCAGGCTTCCTTCA gaGTATGCCTCAACAGTAAGAAGGATTGCCCAGTCAGGCAGTATGAACATGAAAGACAGACTCACCATCGAGTTGCACC CTGATGGTCGTCATGGCATAGTGAGAGTAGACCGCGTCCCTTTGGCCTGCAAACTGGTGGATCTGCCCTGTATGATTGAGTCTCTGAAAACGGTGGACAAgaagacattttacaaaactgctGATGTCTGCCAG ATGCTGGTATGTACACTAGATGGAGACCTTTACCCTCCTTTAGAGGAGCCAACTGGGACCGACCCCAAGAgcaagaagaaagacaaagacaaggacAAGAAATTTGTTTGGAACCACGGCA TCACCTGCCCTCTGAAGAACACACGCAAGAGAAGATTTCGgaaaactgcaaaaaagaaG TACATTGAATCTCCTGATGTGGAAAAGGAGGTGAAGAGATTGCTGAGCACAGACGCTGACGCTGTCAGTGTTC GATGGGAAATTATAGCAGAAGATGAGTCCAAAGAAGCAGATCAGCACAGCTCTCTGGCCAACCTGGACTCCTCACCTGGCACCTCAGGACACAAGATGGGTCATGGGTCCTCTG CCCAGCGTGACGAACTGAGAGAGATCTTCAACGACATCAGCAGCTCcagtgaggatgaggaggacgaAGGGGACCGGCACGAGGACGAGGACCTGAATATCATGGACACGGAAGATGATCTGGTCCGACAGCTTCAAGAAAAACTCAACGAGTCAGATTCTGCCCAGCATGAAAGCGATAGAAACAGCCAGATAG TTATGGAGTATCAGGTGCAGATCAACGGCGTCAAGGCCAAGCTTCAGGAAACCCGTGCCCGAAAGAAACAGCAGGAGGAGCTCATCAAGAAAGTGGAAAACCAAGCCCTCAAA AACCGCTTCCAAGCTTTGTTGGATGAGATTATTCAACAGGAGGAGCGGGAGATGGAGCAG CTGGCCTCTCTGGAAGAGCAGCTGGACTCCCTGATAGAGAAGTGA